A single region of the Candidatus Protochlamydia amoebophila UWE25 genome encodes:
- a CDS encoding type III secretion system effector inositol phosphate phosphatase produces MNLNTEFNKSIHSVSFNPSTQDINHASSRINVHMGHAYQLLKQLENQNGHNPQVAEIYEKASTELFQVHENLANALNPANGNTLSKKEIKDLNKAIKTSEKQIAQIIQKAHIEAVVQLGGEKFRSELTALSKGGFEAKFIRFFALTSSTKNAAVEAFKQATSAMDQASRTMPTELQDIKTTDLSYVQKDQLEQMKAFTDGISDVKRRAGVVGLNGIYRVKLNFSEEKIQKQVKSFSAQNISQQVRTTMTRTVSFEKEGHSVPFTSTQTPLNAEFDKALETNGSARVFEKIFGKTGGISSANRQEAHLINGWESNLKNSEGQIVYQALRHAITSDKYESNATIRKENSKQAAGELLKAAVLQHLSDVGMSLEDAQAQGINLNFNSVSLVTPDDIRAIGSKGANEKNMLNDQIAALQSYAGQNKSIDIDGYAIGVNLNINTFNFGVNAGAVKIGFGTINQSLENKKAFQGLKAQAEALINNEKIGLPEERAKLQSLLDDITFLMESPKAYLDGDNQYEIGAKIINLSNGMDNIQKGTKCAFNCMSGKDRTGMMDGVAKAFAIMNEINGKFPSHEELKSDPEVRKQFREIFVPIMMEMGGLDITRINTGATGYKVGKEAKLADLPEDQFLEMMGLSKTTSS; encoded by the coding sequence ATGAATCTAAATACTGAATTTAATAAAAGTATTCATTCTGTTAGTTTTAATCCATCAACGCAAGATATTAATCATGCTAGTAGCAGAATTAATGTTCATATGGGGCATGCCTATCAACTATTAAAACAGTTAGAAAATCAAAATGGTCATAATCCGCAAGTAGCTGAAATTTATGAAAAAGCTTCTACTGAATTATTTCAAGTTCATGAAAATCTTGCTAACGCTTTAAATCCTGCAAACGGAAACACCTTATCGAAAAAAGAGATCAAAGATTTAAATAAAGCCATCAAAACATCTGAAAAACAAATCGCTCAAATTATTCAAAAAGCTCACATCGAAGCTGTTGTTCAATTAGGTGGCGAAAAATTTAGATCTGAATTAACAGCCCTTTCAAAAGGAGGGTTTGAAGCCAAATTCATTCGTTTTTTTGCCTTGACTTCTTCAACGAAAAATGCGGCTGTCGAGGCTTTTAAACAAGCGACAAGTGCGATGGATCAAGCAAGTCGAACAATGCCAACAGAGCTTCAAGATATAAAAACAACAGATTTATCCTATGTTCAAAAAGATCAGCTAGAACAAATGAAAGCTTTTACAGATGGGATAAGCGACGTTAAGCGTCGAGCAGGTGTGGTTGGACTCAATGGAATTTATCGAGTGAAATTGAATTTTTCAGAGGAAAAGATCCAAAAACAAGTCAAATCTTTCTCAGCTCAAAATATAAGCCAACAAGTCAGAACGACAATGACTCGTACTGTTTCTTTTGAAAAAGAAGGGCACAGTGTTCCATTTACTAGTACCCAAACACCACTGAATGCAGAATTTGATAAGGCTTTAGAAACGAATGGCTCAGCGCGCGTGTTCGAAAAAATTTTTGGTAAAACTGGGGGGATCTCAAGTGCGAATCGACAAGAAGCGCATTTGATTAATGGATGGGAATCTAACTTAAAAAATTCGGAGGGCCAAATCGTTTATCAGGCATTGAGACACGCTATTACTTCTGACAAATATGAAAGCAATGCAACAATTAGAAAAGAAAACTCCAAGCAAGCAGCTGGCGAACTCTTAAAAGCCGCTGTGTTACAACATTTATCAGATGTAGGAATGTCTTTAGAAGATGCCCAAGCACAGGGAATTAATCTTAATTTCAATTCGGTTAGTCTTGTCACACCAGATGATATACGTGCCATTGGTTCAAAAGGCGCTAATGAGAAAAACATGTTGAATGATCAAATTGCTGCTTTACAAAGTTATGCGGGTCAAAATAAATCTATTGATATCGATGGGTATGCAATTGGTGTTAACTTGAACATCAATACATTTAATTTTGGAGTGAACGCAGGAGCTGTTAAAATAGGTTTTGGAACAATTAACCAATCCTTAGAAAATAAAAAAGCTTTTCAAGGTTTAAAAGCCCAAGCAGAAGCTTTGATCAACAATGAAAAAATTGGATTGCCCGAAGAACGAGCTAAATTACAGAGTCTTTTAGATGACATCACTTTTCTCATGGAATCCCCCAAAGCTTATTTAGATGGAGATAATCAATATGAGATTGGCGCAAAAATTATCAATCTCAGTAATGGTATGGATAACATTCAAAAAGGAACTAAATGTGCTTTTAACTGTATGAGTGGAAAAGACCGCACAGGAATGATGGATGGTGTTGCAAAAGCCTTTGCCATTATGAATGAAATCAATGGAAAATTTCCGTCTCACGAAGAGCTAAAATCTGATCCAGAAGTCAGAAAACAATTTCGAGAGATTTTTGTTCCTATCATGATGGAGATGGGAGGCTTAGATATTACTCGAATCAATACAGGAGCCACTGGTTACAAAGTAGGAAAAGAAGCGAAATTGGCAGACTTGCCTGAAGATCAATTTCTGGAAATGATGGGTCTTTCTAAAACCACTTCTAGTTAA
- the rsmI gene encoding 16S rRNA (cytidine(1402)-2'-O)-methyltransferase: MLYLVATPIGHLSDITFRAIETLKFCDYILCEDTRHSLRLLQHYDIHKPLKSYHKFNETEKSQSILDDLHAGKNICLISDAGTPGISDPGTQLVQLCISNQIPVTAIPGPCAAIQALSCSGLPTDHFQFIGFLPRKEGELKKFLLSLFTYTGTTICYESPHRLIDTLKLFHSLQPHRQLVVARELTKKFEEFVRGTAEEIFKKWKDKEPRGEIVLMIEPFSQTQVDWNQWSPEEHVSWMQATYSLSRKEAIKMVADLRQVSKRDIYNLFHN, from the coding sequence ATGTTATATCTAGTTGCGACTCCCATCGGGCATTTATCAGACATAACTTTTAGAGCTATTGAGACACTTAAATTCTGTGATTATATCTTATGTGAAGACACAAGGCATAGTCTTAGACTTCTTCAACATTACGATATACACAAACCTCTTAAAAGTTATCATAAGTTTAACGAAACCGAAAAGTCTCAATCAATTTTAGATGATCTCCATGCTGGTAAAAATATTTGTTTGATCTCGGATGCAGGCACACCAGGAATTTCTGATCCAGGAACACAATTAGTCCAACTTTGCATATCCAATCAAATTCCTGTCACAGCGATTCCAGGTCCATGCGCAGCGATCCAAGCTTTAAGTTGTTCAGGACTTCCAACAGACCATTTTCAATTTATTGGCTTTCTTCCCCGCAAAGAAGGAGAGCTAAAAAAATTTCTACTTTCACTTTTTACCTATACAGGGACAACTATCTGCTATGAATCTCCTCATCGTTTAATCGATACTTTAAAACTGTTCCACAGTTTACAACCTCATAGACAATTAGTTGTGGCAAGAGAATTGACAAAAAAGTTTGAAGAATTTGTCAGAGGAACAGCAGAAGAAATCTTCAAGAAATGGAAAGATAAAGAGCCACGTGGTGAAATTGTCTTGATGATCGAACCTTTTTCTCAAACACAAGTCGATTGGAATCAATGGTCTCCCGAAGAGCATGTTTCTTGGATGCAAGCGACATATTCACTTTCTCGAAAAGAAGCCATAAAAATGGTGGCCGATTTGCGTCAAGTATCTAAAAGAGATATCTACAATCTTTTTCACAATTGA